The proteins below come from a single Rhodohalobacter sp. SW132 genomic window:
- a CDS encoding DUF3987 domain-containing protein, with the protein MSQKTLGTLPDPPRHLSDDARRIWLEVGIKLLRDDSLTEASLQKLEDLCYWEDQRLGIMEKLRGDQAAGIAKSGRSIHLKNLKAVKQEMDSIRLQLGMEAKETKLPEDTPSLPDEAYESLPSLVRSCCDRLGEAERKDMFLLAMLPFIAAHLPKTLAEHADGYYTLSVNCFLMDGSGFAKRASVKVKALSYGVLNLADKNSERALFTIEDELNRSEDGRRSQNETRTLLQTDMNTLLQNDSVFREAGPLNDLFEQIFQAVPVVQPGQGNLSSLIIAEPKEYTGLALKSGPGLFSSFLLYGNHQSEGWQSNRPDSSTRALSKDIARLSGELFEIKSRLKERDEPLTVELSDNQWQMIDDTFAEKMEIIEELGLSGELQVINQKAAIYTLKLAAIFAVLRVYEYDPVSVDGEYLTPSDDDVIAALWIADTCLKHAIRLYEIIPGKEDVDARGDRYLKYHNVLPATFETAEALELAEKMGIPERTAKRYLNGLLEEKKVARVRRGLYEKIS; encoded by the coding sequence ATGAGCCAAAAAACACTTGGTACCCTGCCCGATCCTCCGCGGCATCTGAGTGATGACGCCCGCCGAATCTGGCTGGAGGTGGGAATCAAACTGCTCAGAGACGACTCACTTACCGAAGCAAGTCTGCAAAAACTTGAGGATCTCTGCTATTGGGAGGACCAGCGGCTTGGCATCATGGAAAAGTTACGTGGGGATCAGGCTGCGGGCATAGCAAAATCCGGGCGTTCCATCCATCTGAAAAACCTGAAAGCGGTAAAACAGGAGATGGATTCCATTCGATTGCAGCTTGGCATGGAAGCGAAAGAGACTAAACTCCCGGAAGATACCCCTTCGCTGCCGGATGAAGCGTACGAATCTCTGCCATCACTGGTGAGATCCTGTTGCGACCGGCTTGGCGAGGCGGAGAGAAAAGATATGTTCTTGCTGGCGATGCTGCCGTTTATAGCTGCACATTTGCCCAAAACACTCGCGGAACATGCAGACGGATATTACACGCTCTCCGTGAACTGTTTTTTGATGGACGGTTCGGGGTTTGCAAAACGGGCATCGGTAAAGGTGAAGGCCTTGTCGTATGGTGTTTTGAATCTGGCTGATAAAAACAGTGAAAGGGCTCTGTTTACGATTGAAGATGAACTGAATCGGTCGGAAGACGGAAGGCGGTCGCAGAATGAAACCCGAACACTTCTGCAGACAGATATGAACACTCTTCTGCAGAATGATTCCGTTTTCAGGGAGGCTGGACCGCTGAATGATCTGTTTGAGCAAATATTTCAAGCAGTGCCGGTGGTTCAGCCGGGTCAGGGAAATTTATCTTCTTTAATCATTGCAGAGCCGAAAGAGTACACCGGCCTGGCGTTGAAATCCGGACCCGGGCTGTTTTCTTCGTTTTTGCTTTACGGAAATCATCAGTCTGAGGGTTGGCAAAGCAACCGGCCCGACTCATCCACCCGCGCGTTGAGCAAAGATATCGCACGGCTTTCCGGGGAGCTTTTTGAGATCAAAAGCCGGCTAAAAGAGAGGGACGAACCTCTTACAGTAGAACTCTCGGATAACCAGTGGCAGATGATTGATGATACATTTGCTGAAAAAATGGAGATTATTGAGGAGCTGGGTCTTTCAGGAGAGTTGCAGGTTATCAATCAAAAAGCAGCGATTTATACGCTGAAACTGGCCGCCATCTTTGCGGTTCTCCGGGTTTATGAATATGACCCGGTATCGGTGGATGGGGAGTACCTGACGCCTTCTGATGATGATGTGATTGCTGCACTCTGGATTGCCGATACCTGTCTGAAGCACGCGATTCGTCTGTACGAAATTATCCCCGGAAAGGAAGATGTTGATGCGCGCGGCGATCGCTACCTGAAATATCACAACGTGCTGCCAGCAACCTTTGAAACTGCCGAGGCACTCGAACTGGCCGAAAAAATGGGAATTCCGGAGCGGACCGCCAAACGGTATCTGAACGGTCTGCTCGAAGAGAAGAAAGTAGCGAGAGTCAGGCGCGGACTCTATGAAAAAATTTCCTGA